A stretch of DNA from Endozoicomonas sp. 8E:
CAATAATCATTATGTATACTTCAACTGCAAAACAGGAGTCGTATTAATGCCACTTATAGTTGAAGAGAGTGTGCCAAATGCCGAAGAGTACTGTGGTATGCGTGTGAAAGCAGGCTTATCGCCAAAATCTCTTGAAGCTGCCAATATTGGCCTACCAAACACTTTATATGGAATATCAATCCGAGACTGTGAAACGTTGGTTGCCATGGGGCGTGTTATTGGCGATGGTGCATGTAATTTCGAAATCGTAGATATTGCGGTAGATCCGAATTACCAGGGTCAGGGACTGGGACGGAAAATCATCGAATATATAGATAGTTATCTGTCTTCTGTCGCACTTGAAGGTACTTATGTTTCGATGATTGCCGATGAGCCAGAATTCTATCAAAAACTGGGCTACAAACCCGTTTCTCCTGCAAGTCAGGGGATGACCAAAAAGTTCAAACCCCGAATATAACAAATGCTCCAGACACCTCATGCGCGGCTGATGCAGACATAAGCAGCCTCACAACCAGCTTACACAAAAATGAACGACCAGATCAGCAAGGCTAGCACTTAATTCGTTACTGCATAAAGTCACCTTGACCTGTCTACTGGTATCACCTTTATGATGTTCCATTCAATGGAACTTCAGACAGGATTATGACAGTTAAGACCTATTTTCTACCGTTATTAAAAAGCTGGGAACGGCTGACCCAATTTCAACAAGGGGTCATTATGGCACTGACTTCTAATGCTCTGTTTGTGTTTGTGGGCACACTTGTTCGTCAGATCAGTGATCATATAAGCTTATTTCAAGTACTTTTAGTGAGACAATTGGTCTTTTTATTGCTTCTGGTACCATCTCTTAAAATCGCTGGCAGCAGTATTTTTAAACCTGAAGCTTTACCATTACATGGATTAAGAATTCTGGGAGCCTTTCTCTATTTATATTTTGGTTTTGTCTCAGTTAGCAACTTGCCATTGGCAGATGCCACTGCACTCAGTTTTACCTCTGTTTTGTTTGTAGCTTTAATTGCAAAGCTATGGCTTGGGGAAAATGTAGGCTGGAAAAGAGCACTAACAATTTTCGTTGGTTTTTCGGGTATCCTGTTAATTACTCAGCCAGGTTTTGATAATCCAAAGTATATTTATATTATTAGCGGTCTTATTGCTGCTTTGGGTGGGGCTATTGCTGCAACTTGCGTTCGCAAGCTAAGTCAGTCTCAACCAAGAGCAATATTACTTAGCTATCAGGCTTTTTCAGTAGGCTTAATCACATTGGTGCCTGCAATAGCAAATTGGAAATGGCCTGACTGGTGGCAGACTGGTTTGTTATTACTAATTGGTACTCTCTCTTCTTTAGCAACGAGTGCTGGTGTCATTTCCTACCAAAAAGCACCTGCAAATGTAGCCAGTAACCTTGGCTATGGCCAGATAGTGTTTGCACTGATATTAGGGTATTGGCTTTTTGATGAAACTCCAAATGTACTGGCACTAACAGGAGTTGGGCTACTTTTTGGCTCAGCTTTAGTGCCCTTTTTTCGGCAAAGTTATTTGAATAAATAGAAGGTACTTAGTCATTGACCCCACGGCAACTTACAAATGGCTTCAATTCGTTCAAGGTTTCGCCCCTCACCCAACCTCCTCCGTCGCTGGCTGACCCCAGCGTTAGCATACCCAAATACAATGTCGTCAAATTCTGACCACTGGTTCATAACAAAAAATTTTAAACAGGTATTAATAATAATTTTAGGGCATATGCCTTCACAATGAACTCAGATTATCTGAAAAACTGAATAGAGCGTTTTATACGTACAAAGACGCTTACGTATCGTTAAAACTCTCAAAAAAAATCCATATGAAATACTTGAGCTATTCTTAGCTACCGACCTCTGAAAGTTAATATTATTGAAAAAAGGTAGTTCACTATGAAAATAGATTTCAGGCTCATTCTTTTATTTCTTTTCTTCTCACTATCATCTTATTCATACTAAAAATATTTAACTTTAAATGAAAACTGGAAAAACATGGTCAATTACTCGTAAATGGTACAACTTCAACATACAATCAGGTCAGTCATAGCGATACTTTAACAGGATGCAACGATC
This window harbors:
- a CDS encoding DMT family transporter is translated as MTVKTYFLPLLKSWERLTQFQQGVIMALTSNALFVFVGTLVRQISDHISLFQVLLVRQLVFLLLLVPSLKIAGSSIFKPEALPLHGLRILGAFLYLYFGFVSVSNLPLADATALSFTSVLFVALIAKLWLGENVGWKRALTIFVGFSGILLITQPGFDNPKYIYIISGLIAALGGAIAATCVRKLSQSQPRAILLSYQAFSVGLITLVPAIANWKWPDWWQTGLLLLIGTLSSLATSAGVISYQKAPANVASNLGYGQIVFALILGYWLFDETPNVLALTGVGLLFGSALVPFFRQSYLNK
- a CDS encoding GNAT family N-acetyltransferase encodes the protein MPLIVEESVPNAEEYCGMRVKAGLSPKSLEAANIGLPNTLYGISIRDCETLVAMGRVIGDGACNFEIVDIAVDPNYQGQGLGRKIIEYIDSYLSSVALEGTYVSMIADEPEFYQKLGYKPVSPASQGMTKKFKPRI